From a region of the Hyalangium ruber genome:
- a CDS encoding DivIVA domain-containing protein codes for MKITPLDIRQKRFETALRGFSRREVEAYLELLAGEFEEVVKENIALKEELKRAQLRIEQYQERERTLQETMVTAQKISEDLKDAAKKEAEIIIADAEHQAEKIVHGAHQKLVQVVEDINELKRQRTQFESQVRSVVDAHRKLLETFSTPSFADRDYARIEDNVSFLSQKKATNGE; via the coding sequence ATGAAGATCACCCCGCTCGACATCCGCCAGAAGCGGTTCGAAACCGCCCTCCGAGGCTTCTCCCGCCGCGAGGTGGAGGCCTACCTGGAGCTGCTCGCCGGGGAGTTCGAGGAAGTCGTCAAGGAGAACATCGCCCTCAAGGAAGAGCTCAAGCGCGCCCAGCTGCGCATCGAGCAGTACCAGGAGCGCGAGCGCACCCTCCAGGAGACGATGGTCACCGCGCAGAAGATCAGCGAGGACCTCAAGGACGCCGCCAAGAAGGAGGCGGAGATCATCATCGCCGACGCCGAGCACCAGGCGGAGAAGATCGTCCACGGCGCCCACCAGAAGCTCGTGCAAGTCGTCGAGGACATCAACGAGCTCAAGCGCCAGCGCACCCAGTTCGAGTCCCAGGTGCGCTCGGTCGTAGACGCCCACCGCAAGCTGCTGGAGACCTTCAGCACCCCCAGCTTCGCCGACCGCGACTACGCCCGCATCGAAGACAACGTGTCCTTCCTCTCCCAGAAGAAGGCCACCAACGGCGAGTAG
- the proC gene encoding pyrroline-5-carboxylate reductase, giving the protein MLDRTIAFLGTGNMAEALIKGLLRAGTARPESIIATGRRADRLEEMQRIYGVRTTLDNVAAARQADIVVLSVKPQAMDKLLVQVAPALDHSKLLISVAAGVPIAALERRLGAGARIIRTMPNTPSLVGAGACALSRGEHASEEDLAVASRIFQSVGITTVVDENLLDAVTGLSGSGPAYIFLVIEALSDAGVKVGLPRYTALKLAAQTVLGSAQLLIETNAHPGHLKDQVTSPGGTAIAGLHTLEAGGLRTTLINAVEAATRRAKELGEQFLEKSER; this is encoded by the coding sequence ATGCTCGATCGCACCATCGCCTTCCTCGGCACCGGCAACATGGCCGAGGCCCTCATCAAGGGCCTGCTGCGCGCCGGAACCGCGCGCCCCGAGTCCATCATCGCCACCGGCCGGCGCGCCGATCGCCTCGAGGAGATGCAGCGCATCTATGGCGTGCGCACCACCCTGGACAACGTGGCCGCCGCGCGCCAGGCCGACATCGTCGTGCTCTCCGTCAAGCCGCAGGCCATGGACAAGCTGCTCGTCCAGGTGGCCCCCGCGCTCGACCACAGCAAGCTGCTCATCTCCGTGGCCGCCGGCGTCCCCATCGCCGCCCTGGAGCGCCGGCTCGGGGCCGGGGCCCGCATCATCCGCACCATGCCCAACACCCCCTCCCTGGTGGGCGCGGGCGCTTGCGCCCTGTCCCGGGGCGAGCACGCCAGCGAAGAGGATCTCGCCGTCGCCAGCCGCATCTTCCAGTCCGTGGGCATCACCACCGTGGTGGACGAGAACCTGCTGGACGCCGTCACCGGCCTGTCGGGCAGCGGCCCCGCCTACATCTTCCTCGTCATCGAGGCGCTCTCGGACGCGGGGGTGAAGGTGGGACTGCCCCGCTACACCGCCCTGAAGCTCGCCGCCCAGACGGTGCTCGGCAGCGCCCAGCTCCTCATTGAGACCAACGCCCACCCCGGCCACCTCAAGGACCAGGTGACCAGCCCCGGCGGCACCGCGATCGCTGGCTTGCATACCCTGGAGGCAGGCGGGCTGCGCACCACGTTGATCAACGCCGTGGAGGCCGCCACCCGCCGCGCCAAGGAGCTGGGAGAGCAGTTCCTGGAGAAGTCCGAGCGCTGA
- a CDS encoding stage II sporulation protein M — MAAPLPAFVARRRPDWEALQALLSRQRAGTLRLAELRTLDTLYRRASADLAHAQTFYPGTDAHRFLNQLCGQAYGAIYQPPRERWVAVRDFFRRDFPATLRAEGRFVAVSAAFFILGLLLGSLVVLLEPRGAELLVPEGVRNYVAEGRMWTDDLLSVAPPNAVASGIATNNLTVIIFAFASGIVFGLGTVFTLVNNGVMIGATAAHCVHQGMGLGLLDFVSAHGPVELSIIVIAGGAGLILGQALIDPGELPRAQALTVRGKAAVKLVLGCAPFLACIGVVEGYISPGNLFPTWLKVSLGLTLGGLFWLYLLRAGRADDMTESSVSLRWAAASSRLR, encoded by the coding sequence GTGGCCGCGCCCCTGCCCGCCTTCGTGGCACGGCGCCGCCCGGACTGGGAGGCCCTCCAGGCGCTGCTCTCCCGCCAGCGCGCCGGCACCCTGCGCCTGGCCGAGCTGCGCACGCTGGACACGCTGTACCGCCGCGCCTCGGCGGACCTGGCGCACGCGCAGACGTTCTATCCGGGCACGGACGCGCACCGCTTCCTGAACCAGCTCTGTGGCCAGGCCTACGGCGCCATCTACCAGCCTCCCCGGGAGCGCTGGGTCGCCGTGCGCGACTTCTTCCGGCGCGACTTCCCCGCCACCCTGCGCGCCGAGGGGCGCTTCGTCGCGGTGAGCGCGGCCTTCTTCATCCTCGGCCTGCTGCTGGGCTCGCTGGTGGTGCTCCTGGAGCCGCGCGGCGCGGAGCTGCTGGTGCCCGAGGGCGTGCGCAACTACGTGGCCGAGGGGCGGATGTGGACCGATGACCTGCTCTCGGTGGCTCCGCCCAACGCGGTGGCCTCGGGCATCGCCACCAACAACCTCACCGTCATCATCTTCGCCTTCGCCTCGGGCATCGTCTTCGGCCTGGGCACGGTGTTCACCCTGGTCAACAACGGGGTGATGATCGGCGCCACCGCCGCGCACTGTGTCCACCAGGGCATGGGCCTGGGGCTGCTGGACTTCGTCTCCGCGCACGGGCCGGTGGAGCTGTCCATCATCGTCATCGCCGGCGGCGCGGGGCTCATCCTCGGGCAGGCGCTGATCGACCCGGGCGAGCTGCCTCGCGCACAAGCGCTCACGGTGCGCGGCAAGGCGGCGGTGAAGCTGGTGCTCGGCTGCGCACCGTTCCTGGCCTGCATCGGCGTGGTGGAGGGCTACATCTCCCCCGGCAACCTCTTCCCCACCTGGCTCAAGGTGTCGCTGGGGCTGACGCTCGGGGGGCTGTTCTGGCTCTACCTGCTGCGCGCCGGGAGGGCCGACGACATGACCGAGTCCTCGGTGAGCCTGCGCTGGGCGGCGGCCTCCTCGCGCTTGCGCTGA
- the fruA gene encoding response regulator transcription factor FruA: MAMNQVAVRVSILEGPWSAYQGLVDGLRGEGLQVSSVSRDVRTLLDSLGTDPPQVAILDVEAESDATVGCSVNEGLNLLREARKRRLEVRMLMLSAVSAPEIISQCFEEGASGYLFRAGLNTGAVVSAVQGLVRGERLFPVQLLRNDLEHPPVAVQPSSVLNSLTQREREVLAYVAGGADNLKIAAHLQIAERTVKSHVTQLYRKLGAENRTQLALRACHLGVRPPADL; encoded by the coding sequence ATGGCAATGAATCAAGTGGCTGTACGTGTGTCTATTCTCGAAGGGCCTTGGTCCGCGTACCAGGGACTCGTGGACGGACTCCGAGGTGAGGGGCTTCAAGTCTCATCCGTGTCGCGCGATGTGCGCACGCTTCTCGACAGCTTGGGGACAGATCCTCCCCAGGTGGCCATTCTGGATGTCGAGGCCGAGAGCGATGCCACGGTCGGGTGCTCGGTGAACGAAGGACTCAACCTGCTGCGCGAGGCACGCAAGCGCCGGCTGGAGGTCCGAATGCTGATGCTGTCGGCGGTCAGCGCCCCGGAGATCATCTCGCAGTGCTTCGAGGAGGGTGCCTCGGGCTACCTCTTCCGAGCGGGGCTGAACACCGGCGCGGTGGTGTCCGCGGTCCAAGGGCTGGTGCGTGGAGAGCGCCTGTTCCCGGTGCAATTGCTGCGCAACGATCTGGAGCACCCGCCCGTGGCGGTACAGCCCTCCAGCGTCCTGAACTCGCTCACGCAGCGCGAGCGGGAGGTGCTGGCCTACGTGGCTGGCGGCGCGGACAACCTGAAGATCGCCGCGCACCTGCAGATCGCAGAGCGCACGGTGAAGTCCCACGTGACGCAGCTCTACCGCAAGCTGGGCGCTGAGAACCGGACCCAGTTAGCGCTGCGCGCCTGTCACCTGGGCGTGCGTCCGCCGGCAGACCTCTGA
- a CDS encoding peptidase MA family metallohydrolase: MRLLLLLSVLLAAPLALAQEGGASTHGQEEPALVPRALPDTVAGEVTTPRFRILYTKRAEGSARALAQEIETVRESFVKVLGRDWPGITEIRIGVGREEYEALALPGGRPPRWAVALAYPTHGIVLLDALSLKGPEGPITLRHELAHVALGQLGRTWPRWFQEGMAQHLTGERIAVTHYAALFRAVAQDHVFHFEDLADGWPDMRADVEIAYAQSADFVAYLAGRHGPGAMGELLDGVSAGERFETAFGKAFHSSLSVEETAWSEGLSTRFGWLPLTTSMQLVWLLAPALCVVAYIRRRHQHSARLEAMAAEEAAEDAAEAAALRVLAAEAAQQGLPPPPPQDTSPPEWAEVPRREEPREFPEDFAADGTRPPKPTLH; encoded by the coding sequence ATGCGCCTGCTTTTGCTCCTGTCCGTGCTCCTGGCCGCGCCCCTGGCTCTTGCCCAGGAGGGGGGCGCGAGCACCCATGGTCAGGAGGAGCCGGCCCTGGTGCCCCGGGCGCTGCCGGACACCGTGGCGGGGGAAGTCACCACCCCGCGCTTCCGCATCCTTTATACGAAGCGCGCCGAGGGCTCGGCCCGGGCCCTGGCCCAGGAGATCGAGACGGTGCGCGAGTCCTTCGTGAAGGTGCTCGGGCGCGACTGGCCCGGCATCACGGAGATCCGCATTGGCGTGGGGCGCGAGGAGTACGAGGCACTGGCCCTGCCCGGAGGCCGCCCGCCGCGCTGGGCCGTGGCGCTGGCCTACCCCACGCACGGCATCGTCCTGCTGGACGCGCTGAGCCTCAAGGGGCCAGAGGGCCCCATCACCCTGCGGCACGAGCTGGCCCACGTGGCGCTCGGGCAACTGGGCCGCACCTGGCCCCGCTGGTTCCAGGAGGGCATGGCCCAGCACCTGACCGGCGAGCGCATCGCCGTCACCCACTACGCGGCCCTCTTCCGCGCGGTGGCGCAGGATCACGTCTTCCACTTCGAGGATCTGGCCGACGGCTGGCCGGACATGCGCGCGGACGTGGAGATCGCCTACGCCCAGAGCGCCGACTTCGTGGCGTACCTGGCCGGGCGCCACGGCCCGGGAGCCATGGGGGAGCTGCTGGACGGGGTGTCCGCGGGCGAGCGCTTCGAGACGGCGTTCGGCAAGGCTTTCCACTCCTCTCTCTCGGTGGAGGAGACGGCCTGGAGCGAGGGCCTGTCCACGCGCTTCGGCTGGCTGCCGCTCACCACGAGCATGCAGTTGGTGTGGCTGCTGGCCCCCGCCCTGTGCGTGGTGGCCTACATCCGCCGCCGTCACCAGCACTCCGCCCGCCTGGAGGCCATGGCCGCCGAAGAGGCCGCCGAGGATGCCGCTGAGGCCGCCGCGCTCCGGGTGCTGGCCGCCGAGGCCGCGCAGCAGGGCCTGCCACCGCCGCCGCCGCAGGACACCTCCCCGCCCGAGTGGGCCGAGGTGCCCCGCCGGGAAGAGCCTCGCGAGTTCCCCGAGGACTTCGCGGCGGACGGGACGCGGCCTCCCAAGCCCACCCTCCACTGA
- a CDS encoding J domain-containing protein: MSAAAVNWQTLENVEVECTHCHVRMTLHEGTGRRVKYFRCGSCHRWVSSTYTDIFRTDAKVRTHPAKDTSAEDANFIQVKDRLERWLSALEEQDPYHVLGVSPLDSPDAVRTRYRELAMERHPDRGGSAEKMRELNDAYERILRHRQRKREEAAAQRRLTEDSVMSSALPARSR, translated from the coding sequence ATGAGCGCGGCAGCGGTGAACTGGCAGACCCTGGAGAACGTCGAGGTGGAGTGTACCCACTGCCATGTCCGGATGACCCTGCACGAGGGCACCGGGCGGCGGGTGAAGTACTTCCGCTGTGGTTCCTGCCACCGGTGGGTGTCCAGCACCTATACGGACATCTTCCGCACCGACGCCAAGGTGCGCACCCACCCCGCCAAGGACACCTCCGCCGAGGACGCCAACTTCATCCAGGTGAAGGACCGGCTGGAGCGCTGGCTGTCCGCCCTGGAGGAGCAGGACCCGTACCACGTGCTGGGCGTCTCCCCGCTGGACTCGCCGGACGCAGTGCGCACCCGCTACCGCGAGCTGGCCATGGAGCGCCACCCGGACCGCGGCGGCTCGGCCGAGAAGATGCGCGAGCTGAATGACGCGTACGAGCGCATCCTCCGCCACCGTCAGCGCAAGCGCGAGGAGGCCGCCGCCCAGCGCAGGCTCACCGAGGACTCGGTCATGTCGTCGGCCCTCCCGGCGCGCAGCAGGTAG
- a CDS encoding imm11 family protein encodes MARYFELRSNMLIPGRWVLKSPFDAHGREVDPWQFVEGRAVELKEVPRLEVSLPGRPLDFSLTGLGVIVVHGRVARLFEREGIGEAQFLPAKVEVHPEPYFILNPLRVIRCIDEARCEEVQRFTPEDGQPEKVGQYRVVAGLRIDPTKVEGARIFRPWGWTVALIVSENLKQAMEQEGLTGTRFIEV; translated from the coding sequence ATGGCGCGATATTTCGAGCTGCGCAGCAACATGCTCATTCCTGGGCGGTGGGTCTTGAAGAGCCCCTTCGACGCGCATGGGCGCGAGGTGGATCCCTGGCAGTTCGTTGAGGGCCGTGCTGTCGAGCTGAAAGAAGTGCCTCGGCTTGAGGTGTCGCTTCCTGGGCGCCCCCTCGACTTCAGCCTCACGGGCCTGGGCGTCATCGTCGTGCATGGCCGCGTCGCTCGGCTCTTCGAGCGCGAGGGGATTGGCGAGGCGCAGTTCCTGCCCGCCAAGGTGGAAGTTCACCCGGAGCCCTACTTCATCCTCAATCCCCTGCGCGTCATCCGCTGCATCGATGAGGCGCGCTGCGAGGAGGTGCAGCGCTTCACACCCGAAGATGGTCAGCCGGAGAAGGTGGGCCAGTACCGGGTCGTCGCCGGCCTGCGCATCGACCCCACGAAGGTGGAAGGGGCCCGCATCTTTCGCCCCTGGGGCTGGACGGTGGCCCTCATCGTCTCCGAGAACCTGAAGCAGGCCATGGAGCAGGAGGGCCTCACCGGCACCCGGTTCATTGAGGTCTAA
- a CDS encoding AHH domain-containing protein, with protein MSELPGGELRLSFEPLPPDLAHGALRVEDAQAVLAVLDEALQQAAASPPRTIVLAAKRWGSAAGTRSAWEERLRAEFIARYGPPLLPLPEVLEKSRLYMALKVSPRYMGAGFRGAAQELFQSPVFRASVALSILVYFAAWTVPEPFFSKSFAAALTVRLALLVGALELRHVALACLRLYEEAEAATTVEELEAVAERFGRAVGGTGLRVLVMVASFGVGRALPRVPPGGLLGMMGPPRYAVAGGLTMGASMTAHAVADGTLVVAGAAMGTAASSAQGDAGAACTDGTQKKDGYRWHHLATDKNDTSTARGGPWTPLFEELFARAGMGLGAAENRVYLRAHQGPHPQAYHEEVFQRLQQALALCRTTEQCRTHLVRELRMIARDVCTPGTRLHRLLTQARAEP; from the coding sequence GTGAGTGAGCTGCCTGGTGGCGAGCTGCGGCTCTCCTTCGAGCCACTGCCTCCCGATCTGGCACATGGGGCACTGCGGGTGGAAGACGCCCAAGCGGTGCTTGCGGTGCTGGATGAGGCGCTCCAGCAGGCCGCGGCGTCTCCACCAAGGACCATCGTGCTCGCTGCGAAGCGCTGGGGCTCGGCTGCTGGTACACGCTCCGCGTGGGAGGAGCGACTGCGCGCGGAGTTCATCGCCCGATACGGCCCGCCGCTGCTCCCCCTACCAGAGGTGCTGGAGAAGAGTCGGCTCTACATGGCGCTCAAGGTGTCACCGCGCTACATGGGCGCAGGCTTCCGAGGAGCGGCGCAGGAGTTGTTCCAGTCGCCAGTGTTCCGGGCCAGCGTGGCGCTGTCGATCCTGGTGTACTTCGCGGCGTGGACGGTGCCCGAGCCATTCTTCTCGAAGTCCTTTGCCGCTGCGCTGACGGTGAGACTGGCCCTATTGGTGGGGGCGTTGGAGTTGCGGCACGTGGCGCTGGCCTGCCTGCGACTGTATGAGGAGGCCGAGGCCGCCACGACGGTGGAAGAGCTGGAAGCGGTGGCGGAGCGCTTCGGGAGGGCGGTAGGGGGCACGGGGCTGCGGGTGTTGGTGATGGTGGCCAGCTTCGGTGTCGGTAGGGCGCTGCCTCGAGTACCGCCGGGAGGACTCTTGGGAATGATGGGTCCCCCTCGGTACGCGGTGGCTGGAGGGCTGACAATGGGTGCCTCGATGACGGCGCATGCGGTCGCCGACGGCACGCTGGTTGTGGCGGGTGCGGCGATGGGCACGGCGGCCAGCTCGGCACAGGGAGATGCGGGAGCGGCCTGCACCGATGGCACTCAGAAGAAGGACGGCTATCGCTGGCACCACCTGGCCACGGATAAGAACGACACCTCGACGGCGCGAGGAGGCCCCTGGACGCCGCTATTCGAGGAACTCTTCGCCAGAGCGGGGATGGGGCTGGGTGCGGCAGAGAACCGTGTCTATCTCCGAGCGCATCAAGGGCCTCATCCCCAGGCGTACCACGAGGAAGTCTTCCAAAGACTTCAGCAAGCGCTCGCGCTGTGCCGCACCACGGAACAATGCCGCACCCACCTGGTTCGAGAGCTCAGGATGATCGCGCGAGATGTCTGTACACCTGGAACTCGGCTCCATCGACTGCTGACCCAGGCTCGGGCTGAACCTTAG
- a CDS encoding HEAT repeat domain-containing protein, whose protein sequence is MRYLLFAGLLLAASPTLAQSAPESAATGAPVGPDAALLRGLLWASEPTPEEIRAMAIEDLALLGDPRALNPLATLLWDPNPRVQAAALRAVALFQHPRAEEILSAVVRHPKLPDTLKIQALDGLLYQRTASARATVEAASKDPRLPLAIQSAALNVAARWGGPRQ, encoded by the coding sequence ATGCGTTACCTCCTGTTCGCCGGCCTCTTGCTGGCCGCCTCCCCCACGCTCGCCCAGAGCGCCCCCGAGTCCGCCGCCACTGGCGCTCCCGTGGGCCCGGATGCCGCGCTCCTGCGAGGCCTGCTGTGGGCCTCCGAGCCCACTCCCGAGGAAATCCGCGCCATGGCCATCGAGGACCTGGCGCTCCTGGGTGACCCGCGCGCCCTCAACCCGCTCGCCACGCTGCTGTGGGACCCGAACCCGCGCGTCCAGGCCGCCGCCCTGCGCGCCGTGGCCCTCTTCCAGCACCCCCGCGCCGAGGAGATCCTCTCCGCCGTGGTGCGCCACCCCAAGCTGCCCGATACCCTGAAGATCCAGGCCCTGGATGGGTTGCTCTACCAGCGCACCGCCAGCGCCCGCGCCACCGTCGAGGCCGCGTCCAAGGATCCCCGTCTACCCCTGGCCATCCAGTCCGCCGCGCTCAATGTGGCGGCCCGCTGGGGCGGCCCCCGCCAGTAA
- a CDS encoding glycosyltransferase: MRWPSENSPRPTGFHLLTQSRELALPLPARPLRITHFAQGLWASGVGDQMVALLRGLPRHHRQLLAVLENEGPLRETVERLGVMPLEFRQHRAQRVKGEPAADTFEAWLRATRVDVLHVHDTPSALVAMPAALRVGCVVVMDRMSPVPGPDQDRTRRAALRWLTRHARHVVADTEATRHQLVAEEGMPDHRISVIPAGFDLERFELAARAGLQRPLPPVLAAPVLVHVGGMVDPSSREEDLLHALVQVRQRFPAVQAFFVGEGPRRPMLEQQARELGLSSGVHFLGYRVDVPAVLARARVAVRCGTTTGRSLALLEAMATGLPVVATAVGGFPELLAQGERGWLVPPKSPEALAEALVQALEDPKQAALRGARARSFVARELNVTRMISDHETLYQRLLPH; this comes from the coding sequence ATGCGCTGGCCATCTGAGAACAGCCCGCGCCCGACCGGGTTCCACCTCCTGACACAGTCTCGGGAGCTGGCCCTCCCCTTGCCGGCGCGGCCGCTGCGCATCACCCACTTCGCGCAAGGGCTGTGGGCCAGCGGGGTGGGCGATCAAATGGTGGCGCTGCTGCGAGGGCTGCCCCGGCACCACCGACAGCTCCTGGCCGTGCTCGAGAACGAGGGGCCCCTGCGCGAGACCGTGGAGCGGCTGGGCGTCATGCCCCTGGAGTTCCGGCAGCACCGGGCTCAGCGGGTCAAGGGCGAGCCCGCGGCCGATACCTTCGAGGCGTGGCTGCGCGCGACGCGGGTGGATGTGTTGCATGTCCATGACACGCCCTCGGCGCTCGTCGCCATGCCGGCGGCGCTCCGGGTGGGCTGCGTGGTGGTGATGGACCGGATGAGCCCGGTGCCCGGCCCCGACCAGGACCGGACCCGGCGCGCGGCACTCCGGTGGCTCACCCGGCACGCCCGCCACGTCGTGGCGGACACCGAAGCCACGCGCCACCAGCTCGTCGCCGAAGAGGGAATGCCTGACCATCGGATCAGTGTCATCCCCGCCGGGTTCGACCTCGAACGCTTCGAGCTGGCCGCTCGGGCCGGGCTCCAGCGGCCCCTGCCCCCCGTCCTCGCGGCCCCCGTGCTCGTTCATGTGGGGGGCATGGTGGATCCGTCGAGCCGCGAGGAGGATCTGCTCCACGCCCTCGTCCAGGTCCGCCAGCGCTTCCCAGCGGTGCAGGCCTTCTTCGTGGGCGAGGGGCCTCGCCGCCCCATGCTGGAGCAGCAGGCCCGGGAGCTGGGGCTGTCCTCCGGGGTTCACTTCCTTGGCTACCGGGTGGACGTGCCCGCCGTGCTCGCTCGGGCTCGGGTGGCGGTCCGCTGTGGGACGACGACGGGCCGCTCGCTGGCCCTGCTCGAGGCCATGGCGACGGGACTGCCCGTGGTGGCCACGGCGGTTGGTGGCTTCCCCGAACTGCTGGCCCAGGGAGAGCGCGGGTGGCTCGTGCCTCCGAAGTCCCCGGAGGCGCTGGCGGAGGCGCTGGTGCAGGCGCTGGAGGACCCCAAGCAAGCGGCCCTTCGTGGGGCGCGGGCGCGCTCCTTCGTGGCCCGGGAGCTCAACGTCACCCGGATGATTTCCGACCACGAGACGCTGTACCAGCGGCTGCTGCCTCACTGA
- a CDS encoding DUF167 domain-containing protein, translating into MAPPWLKPVPGGVEVAVLVQPRASHTRVVGEHDGLLKIQLAAPPVDGEANAALVEFLSKLLGVPRRQVTLVAGDASRRKRVVIQGVDAAQVEAVMSTGP; encoded by the coding sequence GTGGCGCCGCCCTGGCTCAAGCCCGTGCCGGGCGGTGTGGAGGTGGCGGTGCTCGTGCAGCCCCGCGCCTCACACACCCGCGTGGTGGGCGAGCACGATGGGCTCTTGAAGATCCAGCTCGCCGCGCCCCCGGTGGACGGAGAGGCCAACGCGGCCCTGGTGGAGTTCCTGAGCAAGCTCCTGGGAGTCCCCCGACGACAGGTGACCCTGGTCGCCGGTGACGCGTCGCGTCGCAAGCGTGTGGTCATCCAAGGAGTTGATGCCGCACAGGTCGAGGCTGTTATGTCTACGGGACCGTGA
- a CDS encoding RDD family protein, translating into MVSASSPSLDVATPERVSLSLPVAGIGYRCLAWLIDATLLFFFWVSAYFVLSLLVSDMVGLFRGLSGLMRTLLVVGVFATQWMYWTLAEVFFNGQTLGKRLVGIRVVRADGSPVGVYESAVRNLLRAVDFLPLLYATGCISMLFTQQHRRLGDLVAGTLLVREERFDLDKYTASAQASAVPVAGTHGQGRLSSEDVELILAFLERAPWLLPEARLRLGTRMVERFGGLAEGERAAVLASPESIEGFLRARAQAVH; encoded by the coding sequence ATGGTCTCCGCCTCATCTCCCAGCCTCGACGTCGCCACGCCCGAGCGCGTGTCGCTCTCCCTGCCCGTGGCCGGCATCGGCTACCGGTGCCTCGCCTGGCTCATCGACGCGACGCTCCTGTTCTTCTTCTGGGTGAGCGCCTACTTCGTCCTGTCGCTGCTCGTCTCGGACATGGTCGGTCTGTTCCGAGGGCTGTCCGGGCTGATGCGCACGCTGCTGGTGGTGGGCGTCTTCGCCACCCAGTGGATGTACTGGACGCTCGCCGAGGTGTTCTTCAACGGGCAGACGCTGGGCAAGCGACTGGTGGGCATCCGCGTGGTGCGCGCGGACGGCTCGCCGGTGGGTGTGTACGAGAGCGCGGTGCGCAACCTGCTGCGCGCGGTGGACTTCCTGCCCCTGCTCTACGCCACCGGCTGCATCAGCATGCTCTTCACCCAGCAGCACCGCCGGCTGGGTGACCTCGTCGCCGGCACACTGCTGGTGCGCGAGGAGCGCTTCGACCTGGACAAGTACACCGCGTCCGCGCAGGCCTCGGCCGTTCCCGTGGCGGGTACCCATGGACAGGGGCGCCTGAGCTCCGAGGACGTGGAGCTGATCCTCGCCTTCCTGGAGCGCGCCCCCTGGCTGCTGCCCGAGGCGCGGCTGCGACTGGGCACGCGCATGGTGGAGCGCTTCGGTGGTCTGGCGGAGGGAGAGCGCGCCGCGGTGCTCGCCTCCCCCGAGTCCATCGAGGGCTTCCTGCGGGCCCGCGCGCAGGCGGTACACTGA